AGCTCCAATTGCCAACCAGAGGAATATTTCGTCCAGAGAATCGGCGAGCAAAAGCAGCTTCTTATCTGCCTTCCTGACTTTATCCATTGAGTAGAACGGCCTCATGAAGATGTAGAGAATGTCCATCTTTTCAGGTTTTGAGTTTGTCTTCTTAGTGAATAATATTATTGTGATGAGGCCTATCATCAAGAGCAGTATGGAGACATATGAATATAGATCGGATACTACGCCGCCGAAGAACGCTGATACAAGCAGTCCAAGGAGAATGCCGATGCCGGAAGATATTATGAAGGAACTTTCATTGATATCCCTTCTGTACCCGTTCTTAACTGTTGAATTGTAGAATACCGTGAATGAAATTGTAAAAATTATAAGCGATGCGGTTATTGAAACAGCTCCCTGCGAGATGTATATTATTATAAACGCGACAGAGAGTACGAGTATGCTTATAGGAACTGAAAAGAGATCGCCATATCTTTTTACGTACTCATAAGAAACAGGGTTAAACGCAAGGTAGAATATAATCGCTACAGAAAAGTAAACGCCAAGGTAATAAAGAGGAATCGACCCCTCAATAAGTACGAATGTGAATGAACCTGCATACACGGAGAGCGAAAAAAACGTTAATAGCACTATGGAAAACTCAATTAAGAATATCCTATCGTTCTCCGTTATGTTACGCATACATTGGTCATTCGATCCTATTTATAAATAACTTTCTCCGTTTGAGGAAGAGTTTTTCGCCAACAACCGCAATAAATGTTAATAGCTGCAATGATGTTACTGCCCTATGCCATTCACCGTAAAGAATGGTAGTATCGCCGCAGGATCAGTTGCGGGCATACTTGTTATGATAGCTATCGCTACAGCCACTCCTTTATCGTGGCTTGCATCCGGCTTTGTTGCTGGGATAGCGGCAAAGGGGATGGGAAGGGGAGCTAGCTCCTCGCTAGTTTCATCGCTCGTGACATTGTTCATAATGGTAACACTGGCTATTTTCATCCTGCCGTCTGGCCTTTCCCAGCTCCATAGTACCATTGGGAATAGCTTCCTTTACAATTTTATTGCTTATTCCTTAAACACGATGAGCATTCCAACAAACAAGCTCATAAAAGAAATAATACTAGATGATGTTTTATTATCCATCATCGGTGGGCTCATAGGCGGTTCGATCTTCAAATCAGTTTTGCCTAGAGAGGATGTTCCTCAAGCAAAAAAATAATTTAATATAGTTTTCTAGCAGCTGAATCAAGCCCTTCAAAGCTCATCGGGTGCTGATGGGCCATCTCTGCGAAGTCCCTTGCACTTAATCCCTTTGATATTCCTAACGCTATCTCATTTATCAGGTTCCCGGCATCATTTCCGATAACGTATCCGCCTATTATCTTCATCCTTGAATCAAAGAAAAGCCTTATCTCACCTTCCATCTCTGAGTTTACTTGTGCCATTGCATCCTTTTCCATCTGGTAATCTGTCTCAATGTAACTTATTCCCAACTTTTTCGCCTGATCTGGCAGTATGCCAACATAGGCTACCTGCGGTACCGTGTATACAGTGAACGGGACTGATAGAGGATCGAAGTAGTCAACAGGCACATGGTTTGCCATAATATTGTTGGCCGCTACTAAAGACTGCCTCTTAGCCGCATGGAAGAGTGGTGTTAATCCGTTGACATCGCCCGTAGCGTATATATGCTTTATATTAGTCTGCATAGCCATATTTACCTTGATCCCGTGCTTGTCGTACTTTATTCCAAGATCGTCTAAGCCCTCCGGGAACATTGGCATCCTTCCCACAGCCATTAAAACTGCTTCCACTCGTATTTTTTCAGTTTTGCCCTCGTGATCGTATGATACCTCGAACATGTCACCGCCTCTTCGTATTTCCTTGACTGGTGAACTTAAAATGAGGTTCATCTTTGGAAGGAGTGGGACAAGCTTGCTTACCATGCCGGAATCCATCGTGCTAAGAACGCGGTCTAGCAACTCTATAACTGTGACGTCAGTACCAAGCAGCGACATAAACGATGCCGTCTCCAGGCCGATATAACCTCCACCAATTATTGCTATGCTCTTTGGAAGCTTTCTTACCTTTGGGTTAAGCGCATAGAGTTCCCTGCTTGTCCAAGCGAGTTCTGCTCCTGGTATCTTCGGTACATAGGTATCTGAACCTGTGCCTATAATAATGCTTTCTGCCCTGTACCTCTCTTTACCTGTATCCGTCTCAACTTCTACAGTATTTTCATCAATCAGTTTTGCCGTTCCTTTCAGTATCTTGAGGCCAGCTTCATGAAGTTCTTCGTCGTGCTGCTTGTACCTTATGTTTTGGACATCGTCCTTGTGCTTTACTATATCTTCGTAAGCTATCGAATATTTTCCGAACTTTTTCAATTTTGAATAGTTATGGACAGTTTCAATGATTGCCTTTGATGGAACACAGCCTTCAGCAAGGCAATTCCCAGACATTATTCCCTTCTTATCTATCATCAGCACGCTGTATCCAGACTTCTTCAAGCGGAATGCGGCCGGATAAGCAGCACCGCCTGCACCAAGCGTGATGACATCATAAGTTTCCATGTTACGTATATCGTATCAGTAAATAAATTCCTTTGCATGATTATATATTCACATTCATGGAAATTTACATGAATTGATCGTATCAAAATAATTTTATCCCTATTAACAATCCACCGCCATCATGAAAGTTTCTGAAATAATGACGCCTAATCCTATAACTTACAGAGTTCCAAGTTCGATAAACGAAGTGATAAAGGTCCTTATAAAATACAACGTAACTGGTATACCTATAACAGATACAGCAGGGCATTACGTAGGTTTCGTAAGTAGGAGAGACATATTTTCAAACCCAAGGGAGACGCAAACAGCCATGGTAATGAGGAGATCAAATGCAGTGTATGAAGACGATGAAGTAAAGGTAGCTGCTGTGGAGATGTTGAATCAGAGGAAGAGGCATCTTACCGTTATTAACCGTGAAGGCATAGTAACAGGCATACTCACTCCCCAGAACTTTATGAAAGTTATACGCGATACTTACGGGACCGTAAAGGTTAAGGAGGTAATGAAAGGGGTAAGTGTCCCTATATGGTACAAGACCCCGCTCCCTGCTATACTAACCATAATGAACGTATCGAATATATTTTCATTTCCTGTAATAAATGATGAGGGAGGTTTCATCGGCCTGCTCGTAGATAGAGATATATTCGACAGAATCGATCTAAAATTTGATTCTGTTCTGAGCGAGATGGGCATCGCCGACGATGAAGACCCATGGTCCTGGACTGGCCTTAGGAATGTTTTCAAGTACGTTGTTGAAAGGGCAGACATAAAGCTCCCTAAAATATCGGCGGAAGAGATAATGGTAAAAGATCCTACGGTAGTTTATGCAAATGATCGGCTATCGACTGCCGCTGACCTTATGATAAAATACAACTACAACCAGTTGCCCGTGCTCGATGATACGCACGGGATATACGGTATGCTCTACGATATAGAGATGCTGGGCGTTTTTCTATGAGCTTTGAGGATGTTGTCGAACTGGCAAAGAGAAGGGGCTTCTTTTGGCCCTCGTTTTCTATTTATGGTGGTTCTTCCGGTTTTTATGACTATGGCCCGCTTGGCACTCTGCTTAAGGATAATATAATAAGTATCTGGAAAAAATCATACGCTAAGGAAGGGGCAATTTTCTTAGACACGCCGGTTATAGCGCCTGCAGACGTATTCAAGGCTTCAGGGCATCTTGAAAAGTTTTCCGATATTGCAGTTAAATGCGAAAAGTGCAAGACAGCATATAAGCTTGAGAACCTTCTTAAGTCCGTTGGCATCGATGTGCCTCTGAATAATGTGGAAAAGGCGAACGCTGTACTAGAGGAATACGATGTAAAGTGCCCAAAATGCGGTGCTCCACTGCGTGGAGCATATGAATTTAACTTGATGTTCAAGGTCGGAACAAACGAGCTTTACCTTAGGCCTGAGACTGCGCAAGGCATATTTATCAATTTCAAGAACTTGTATAACTACTCAAGAAACACCATGCCAATAATAGTCTGCCAAGTCGGGAAAGGTTTCAGGAATGAGATATCTCCAAGGCAGGCGCTGATAAGGATGAGGGAATTCACCCAGGCTGAAGTCGAGGTATTTTACCTGAACGATTCAGACTTCAACCCCAATGGAAACAGCTTAAAATTCAAACTCCTGCGAAACACTGGCGAAGAAGTGACCGTAGATCTGAAGGAAGCACTTCACTCAGGTATTGTGAAGAACCCGGTAATGGCCTATTTCCTCGAGAAGACATACAGCATACTCTCTTCGATAGGTTTCAATCCTAATCACCTCAGGGCCAGAGAACACGACCCGCTGGAGAGGGCGCACTATTCGTCAGAGACTTGGGACTTCGAATACCTTATGGACGGCGAGTGGATAGAGATAGTCGGGGTCTCTGATCGTGGTACGTACGATCTTGGACGGCATCAGCAATTTTCCGGTGAAAATATGGAAGTAGATGGAAACATCCCAAGGGTAGTAGAGCCCTCCTATGGGATAGATAGGATAGTCCTTACTATATTGAACGATGGATATTACATAAGAGACAACGGATACAAGGTACTGAAACTCGATCCTGCAGTTTCACCTCTGCATTTCGCCGTTTTTCCCCTGCAAAGAAGGGATGGCCTTGATGCAAAAGCTAAGGAACTTTTCAACAAAATAAAGCAAATCGATCCATTTGTTTACTACGACGAAGGAGGCAACATAGGGAGAAGGTATGCAAGGCAGGATGAAATAGGCACGCCCTTCTGCATAACTGTAGATTACGAGACCTTGGAGGATTCAACGGTTACGATACGTGAACGCGATTCGACAAAGCAGGTCAGAGAAAACATAGAAGAACTTCTTCAAAAGATAAGTGATTATCCAGAGTATCCAACATCGCTATTCAAAAATTAAGTTAATCTTCTGATATTCCGGCAAATTTTCTTACTGCATTCCTAACCGCATCAGGGGCTCCTTCGACAACATGTTCTGTGAAGCCCTCTATTATTAAGTTCTTTGCAGTTTCCTCATCAATTCCCCTAGACCTGAGGTAAAAGAGGCTTTCTTCATCTATATTCGTAACGGCTGACGCGTGTTTCGATTTTACGTCATTGTTGTTTATAAGCAGTGCTGGCTTCGTATTAGCATAGGCCTCCTTAGATAATAGCAGTATCCTAGTATCGTAGTATCCCTCCGCCTTTCGGCCTGATTCTTTTATATCTATATTTCCCCTATGCATAGTCAAACTCTTCTCCCTCACTATGCCCCTTACGTATATGTTTGCAATAGAGTGTGTTCCGATCTGAATTGTGTTGTCCCTGAGGTCCATCTGCTGCAGCCCCCTGGTAAAGCTTACGCCACGGAGCTGATAATTTGTAAAGTTTCCTTTCTGGTACGATTCAGTCATGATTATCGATTTGTTGTAGCCGTTTTCTACATGATGTATAGTGGCCTGCGTATTGTCCTCCATAAATGTTTTTAGGAACTGGATTCCGTCAACGGTCTTTGGCCTGTCCTGCACCTGGGAATAAACTATACTGGAATTCCTTGACAAGAATATGTATGTATTGTCGCCTTGCGCGCCATTGCCTTCCCCGCCACCCACTATATACCTAGTAAAGTTAAGGGATGATCCTTCACCTACAATGATCAGGTTCTTGGCCGCGAAGGATGAAGTTGATTTGGCAAAATCAACCGCTTTAATTTCAGAGGATTTATTTGGTGGCAAATAGACAAGAAAACCGTCGTAAAAGCCTGCGTTTATCAGGTACTCGTACCTGTCATCAACGTTTTCCTTGTCAGTATAATCGAAGATTAAATTAGGATATTTCCGCTCAGCCTCCCTTATAGGCTCTACTATGCACCCTTTTCCATTGTATACCATAAGCTTTCCGTTGACGAAAGCAAAGTCTTCATCGCCCTGTCCGTAGCCCTTCGCATCATCCTCAGGTTCGCCAAGGACCATTTTCTCAACTAGGTCGTCTGTGAAATCAACGTACCTAAGCCTAGTCGGGCTTTCCTTGTATGGTTGCACCGGTGACTTCATGAACTGGATGAAGTTATCCTGCCTATATTCATGAAGCCCATCGTTTCTGCGATCGTTTATCAAATCTCTTATCTGCTCGATCATCCCACAGCACCCATCTTGCTCATTTCAAGCTTAACTAGCCTATTCATCTCAACTGCAAATTCCATAGGTATCTCCTTCATCACATCGTCCAGGAAGCCGAGCACTATCAGCGAAGAAGCTTCGTCCTCAGAGAGGCCCCTGGACCTTAGGTAAGTAAGTTCCTCTGTACCTATCTTGCCAACTGTCGCCTCATGGGTGAAGTTTGCAGTTGGTTCATATATTTCGTCATGCGGCATAGTATAAGATACGGATTCATCGTTTATTAGAAGAGCATCGCACTGGACATAGCTCTTTGCGTTAAGGGCATCTTTGTTTATCCTTACAAGGCCCCTGTAGATCGACTTGCCATCTCCAAGACTCACACTCTTTGCTATGATCTTAGAGCTTGTATTCGGTGCCATGTGGATTGCTTTTGCACCGGTATCCTTAACAGTGCCTGGGCTTGCCAGCGCTATGTTCAGGTTCGATGTAGTCGCATTTCTTCCCCTAAGATAAGATGATGGGTATATCATAGTTACCTTTGATCCAAGCGAACCACCAACCCATTCCATGTTGCCGTTTTCTTCTACCCAGGCCCTCTTTGTAGGCATATTGTAAACACTGTTAGACCAGTTCTGCACGCTGGTATATCTCCCGTGCGCGTTTTTCATCACGTAATACTCTACAATAGCCGCGTGCAAGGAATCTTTCGAATATACCGGGGCAGTGCAGCCTTCGAGGTAATGCACGCTTGACCCTTCATCCGCTACAACTATAGTATGCTCAAACTGCCCTGTAGCTTCTCCGTTGATCCTGAAGTATGTCTGAAGTGGCATGTCTATGTGGACACCGCGAGGCACATACAAGAAAGCGCCTCCGCTCCATACTGCCACATTAAGTGCAGCAAACTTGTTGTCGCTGGGAGGAACTGCCTTCGCAAAGTACTCCTTAACTAGATCTGGGTATCTCTGCAACGCTGAATCAAGATCCATGAAAACTACTCCTTTCTCTTCCCATTCCTTCTTTAGGCTGTTGTAAACCCCTTCACTATCGTACTGTGCTATCGAACCGGCCAGATACTTTCTCTCCATCTCCGGTACGCCAAGCTTTTCAAATGTATCCTTAATCTCCTTTGGAACTTCATCCCAGTTCGTAGCCTTCACATCGTCCGGGCTGCTGTAATAAGTCATGTTGTCCCAATCTATGCTTGATAGGTCAGGACCCCAAGTTGGTACAGGCTTTGAATTGAATATCTCTAGTGCATGGAGCCTTATCCTCCTCATCCAGTCTGGTTCCTTCTTTATCTCAGATATCTCTTCAACGACCTTACTATTGAGGCCCTTACCAGTTGAATACACGGGTTTTATATTGTCGTGGAAGCCGTAATCAAGGGCCTTTCCGTTCTTAAGGTCGCTTATTAACCTATCTATTTCCTCATCCTTATTAACATAAGTTGACTCCATTTAAGCCACCTCCTTCAGCCAATCGTATCCCTCCTCCTCGATCTTATCCGATAGAGACTTGTCGCCGTTCATAACTATAGTACCATTCACAAGTACATGCACGAACTGTGGCGGTATGTCCTTCAATATTCTCTGGTAATGCGTTATGATCAGGAAGCCAACATCGTTGTTCAGGTATGACCTTATCTGTTCAGCTACCATCCTCAATGCGTCTACGTCAAGTCCAGAATCGATCTCATCAAGTATTATTATCTTTGGCTTGAGTATCATCATCTGCAGTATCTCGAACCTCTTTCGTTCTCCACCGGAAAACCCATCATTCACCGATCTGGATATAAAACTCTCGTCTAACCCTACGGTTTTCATCAGGCTCTTTACCTTTTTGTTGAATTCTGATATAACGATCTTTTCCCCTGGATGCAGATTCGAATAAGCTATCCTCAGGAACGTAGATATCCTGACGCCTTCAACAGCTACTGGGCTTTGGAATGCCAGAAATAGGCCGGCTCTGGCCCGTTCCTCTGGTGTTGCAAAGGTTATATCCTTGCCGTCCAGCAACACGTTGCCTCCGGTCACCTTGTAATCAGGGTGGCCTATCAGCACGTTACCTAGTGTGCTCTTCCCAGCGCCGTTTGGCCCCATTAGCGCGTGTATTTCTCCGCCTTTTACAGTCAAATTAACGTTTTTAAGTATCTCCTTGCCTTCTACTGATGCAGACAGGTTGTTGATCTCGAGTATCATTTTTTATCTATGGATCATACCATAATACTATTTAAACACTTTTTTGTGTTTAAATTGACTAAATTTAAATATCTCGTTCATATTAATGTATTATGCTTTACGATGACATTCTTGGCGATACAAAGGCTAAGATACTTGAGAAGCTTAACATATCGGACCTGAGCCTTGATCAGCTGTCCGAAATACTCAAGATAAACAAGACTGCAGTAAAGGAACATATGGAGTTCCTTGAGATGCGCGGCTACGTATCCTCATATTTCAAGCCCAGCGGAACAGGCAGGCCGAAAAAATTCTATAAGCTTACAGATAAGGGCATATCGCTTTTCCCAAAGAAGTACATAGAGTTCACTAAACTTCTCGTTGAAGAGGTCGAAAAGGACGTCGGATCTTACAAACTGAATGGTATGCTTGAGAGGATAGCGGCTAAGATAATATCTGATACAGGATGGTCCTCAGGGGACCTCAGGGATATGCCAAGGGATGAGAAGATAAGGAAATTAGAAGAGTACGTAAATATGTTAAATGTACTAGGTTACAACGCAACGATAGATGTGTACAGCGATAGAGTCGTAATATCAAGGCACAACTGTATATTTTACGATTTAGCCAAGACAAACAACAAGATCATATGCAATTCGCTTGGGAAAGATCTTGTTTTACAGTCCCTTAACGCTGATTTTGAGATCACAGAGAGGATAAGCAGCGGATCAAGCAAGTGTGTCATCGAAGTTAAGTTGTGAGGTGTTTTTTATGGTGACTAAGGAGGAGATACTGGAAGCTTTGAAAACTGTATCCGACCCTGAAATAGGGTATGATGTGGTGAACCTCGGCCTGGTTTATGATGTTGAAATAAATGGAAATAGGGTATACATAAGGATGACTATGACTGCACCAACCTGCCCTGTTACGCCCTGGATACTTAGCCAGGCCCAGCAGGTCGTTGAAGAGCTACCTGGCGTTGAGGCTTGCGATATAGAGTTGGTGTGGGATCCCCCATGGAGTCCCAAGATGATGAGTGATGAGGCAAAACAGGCTCTGAACATTGATGAATGATTCATTTTATTCTTTTCGACAAAAATCTATTAGTTTAAATACTATTTAAATATGATCCACTAGATACTTATGAGTGAGAGAGAAAAGATAACCATTGAAAATATAGTAGCTTCTACTTCGCTGGCTGAACATCTGGATCTCAGCAGGATTGCGCTCGCCCTTGATGGCTCTGAATACGAGCCTGAGCAATTCCCGGGCTTGATATATAGGCTTCAAGATCCTAAGACCGCTGTCCTAATATTCAGAAGCGGAAAGGTCAACTGTACTGGAGCCAAGAACATAGAAGATGTAAAAAGGACAATAAAAATAATAATTGATAAACTCAAGGCCGCAAACATTGAAGTTTATGATGATCCGGACATTATAGTTCAGAACATAGTGGCAGTATACGATCTTGAATCTGAATTGAATCTAACGGATATAGCCATGTCCCTGGGACTCGAAAATGTAGAGTATGAGCCAGAGCAATTTCCTGGCCTAGTCTATAGGGTAGAAGAACCGCGCGTAGTCCTCCTTCTCTTTGGATCGGGGAAAGTAGTGTGCACAGGCGCAAAGGAAGAGAGTGAAATAGAGCAGGCAGTGATAAAGGTAAAAAAGGAGCTCCAAAAAGTCGGCCTGATCTAATTATTCGATCAGGTTTTCCTTAATTATCTCTGAAATATCCTTTACCTGAATTTTATCTTCGAGGTTCATTGTCCTGGCTGCATCACTGAGCATGGCCATGCAAAACGGGCATGCCACTCCTACTGTAGAAGCTTTAGTCTCAATAGCCTGATCCATTCTTATGTGGCTGATTGATTTCTCGTTTTCAACTCTGTACCAGTAGTTTCCGCCTCCAGCTCCGCAGCAGAAACTCTTTTCCCTTGATTTTTCCATCTCTACTAGATCGCCGGTCGATGATATTATGAACCTAGGATCATCGTATACTCCGTTTCCACGCCCAAGGTAGCATGGGTCATGGTAAGTGACTATATTACCTGAGTTCTTTACCTTTAGCTTTCCGTCCTTTATCAATTCAGAAAGGAATTCAGAGTGGTGTACAACTTCTGCATTGAGCCCAAGCTCTGGGTATTCGTTTTTGAAAGTGTTGAAGCAATGTGGGCATGATGTGACAATTTTCTTAACCCCGTACTTGTTAAAAGTCTCTATGTTGCCAGCAGCCAGCGTCTGGAATAGGCCTTCTTCGCCCATCCTTCTTGCAGTTTCTCCTGTACATTTTTCCTCGGATCCTAGGATGCCGAACTTGACGCCTGCTTTCTTCAGCAGATCGATTACCGTTAGAGCAATCTGCTTGTCTCTTGGATCGTAGGCGCCCATGCAGCCTACCCAGTAAAGAACCTCCATACCCTCCTCGTACTTCGGTGCATACTGCAGCAAATCGTCACGGTCCATAGGCGAGCTCCCAAGAGGGTTGCCTGTGTTGTAAAGATTCATAAGATAGGCCGATGCTTCCTTCGATACCTTGTTTTCCATTACCAAGTTTCGCCTTGTCTCTACGACGAAGCTGTATGGCCTTATAAGAACAGGGCATTCCTCAACGCAAGCCATGCACGTCGTACATGACCAAGAGGCGTTCTCAGTCAACACAACCGGTACGAGCTCAGAATCAGTGTTAACAAGCTTTTTTACGTTCTGGACTACTAGCCTTGGATCGAGATCTGTGCCAGAGGCGTATGCAGGGCAGGCCCTCTCGCATCTGCCGCAGTCGGTACATGCCATCGCTGCAGTCCTATATTCCAGGGACAGCTCTGATACCTTCTTTGCGCCAACATGAACTTCGTAGTTGCCGGTAGCTGCCACGTCTGCAAGCAAAAAAGGCGTGCCTACGGCGGAGTTTCCAAGTATTTTAGTCTTAGAGGCGTGGGTCGGCGCTAAAAGCGAATGGAAGAGTTTTGAATAAGGCAGATAGAGAGCAACAAGAAAAGCTGTCAACACGTGAGCCATCCAGAGTTCTCTGTAGACAGTTATTCCAGCTGGACTCATAGATCCGTAAGGAAATATATAGCTGAGGTACCATTCTACAAAACGGTACACATCGAAGCTCTGGCGGAAAAGGTCTATTTTAAGTGCTCCAAGGAAGAAACCTTCGAGGGCAAGTACAAGAATGCCAGAGAGCAGAAGATAGTCCTCTGAAGTAGTATGCAGAGGTATAAAATTTGTGATTCTTCTCAACAGTGCCATAAGCAACCCAACGATCAATATTATACCCCCTATCTGTGTGAAGGCTTCAAATAGCAAGTAGAACGATCCATATAGTATTCCAATACCGATAAGCGGCTTTAGTATATCATGTGAGAGCGCGATCAAGGACGTTGCAATGAATAGTATAACGAAGCCATAAAATATGAAAAGGTGCATAATGCCTGCGTATCTGTTCTTAACTATCTTCTTCTGGAATATTGCGTAAGTGAAAAATTGTTTAACCATCCTTGGGAAGTTAGACCTAAGGTACTTCCACATGAGTTTATAGTCAATGCCTTGCTTTCTATAGGATCTGTACCACATATAGATGTCGAAGATTGCGACTGGGAAAGATATTAAATACAATATTATCAGCTCCGGCAC
This genomic stretch from Thermoplasma volcanium GSS1 harbors:
- a CDS encoding heterodisulfide reductase-related iron-sulfur binding cluster, whose product is MTIPVSPTLVFIPVPELIILYLISFPVAIFDIYMWYRSYRKQGIDYKLMWKYLRSNFPRMVKQFFTYAIFQKKIVKNRYAGIMHLFIFYGFVILFIATSLIALSHDILKPLIGIGILYGSFYLLFEAFTQIGGIILIVGLLMALLRRITNFIPLHTTSEDYLLLSGILVLALEGFFLGALKIDLFRQSFDVYRFVEWYLSYIFPYGSMSPAGITVYRELWMAHVLTAFLVALYLPYSKLFHSLLAPTHASKTKILGNSAVGTPFLLADVAATGNYEVHVGAKKVSELSLEYRTAAMACTDCGRCERACPAYASGTDLDPRLVVQNVKKLVNTDSELVPVVLTENASWSCTTCMACVEECPVLIRPYSFVVETRRNLVMENKVSKEASAYLMNLYNTGNPLGSSPMDRDDLLQYAPKYEEGMEVLYWVGCMGAYDPRDKQIALTVIDLLKKAGVKFGILGSEEKCTGETARRMGEEGLFQTLAAGNIETFNKYGVKKIVTSCPHCFNTFKNEYPELGLNAEVVHHSEFLSELIKDGKLKVKNSGNIVTYHDPCYLGRGNGVYDDPRFIISSTGDLVEMEKSREKSFCCGAGGGNYWYRVENEKSISHIRMDQAIETKASTVGVACPFCMAMLSDAARTMNLEDKIQVKDISEIIKENLIE